In Geotalea uraniireducens, one genomic interval encodes:
- the ptsP gene encoding phosphoenolpyruvate--protein phosphotransferase produces MVEEHLETTGLRILEDISDLILHSHDLNETLDNIVHLVSRRIGTDVCSIYLLEDDGKTLRLAATKGLLKSSVGRITMKISEGLAGMVIEQKGIVSTDNAPLHPRYKYFPETREERFHSFLGMPLMQRDDPIGVIVIQTREPRMFRHDEVSTLSTIAYQISSIVINAKLLDSVRQKEEERANLERELEKLKSLGAPAEETADRPSRRKGKRSLMLMGIAVSPGFSIGKPIIVNRRSPDDRIEMTKVMPRHEERNRFLIALEKAKIETLCMEKRVAEILSKEDAAIFHTHLMILEDRGFTGRVLDLIDQDYGAVRATNETVAHYVEAFARMEDPYLRQRSADMEDIRRRLIDCLDGAKLNQRKLREKRIIVAREILPSDMATLEHDKILAIITEKGDVNSHGAIMAKSLGIPAIVGVNGLFQNIGMKDEVIVDGNSGHVLINPTAKVKGEYERLEADFSIKQRELEELRDLPAVTHDGHKVILRANIGLLSDIRIAHANGADGVGLYRSEFPYMARACFPTREELFSLYRKVLEGFAPQSVTIRTLDIGGDKTLPYFTTPKEDNPFMGWRSIRVSLEREDIFRVQLAGVLLASPYGKMRLMFPMVSSIGEIWQIKNILGEVREELIREGQPVADDIQFGIMVELPAAVQTAHILIKEVDFFSIGTNDLIQYTMAADRNNPKVRKYYDPYQPAVIHSIKRVADVAHAAGKPVCICGEMAAEPINAILLFGMGIDEFSLAAPSIPAVKRAFRLVDSATAQEIARQVVALESAGAIRALLEEAAARLNL; encoded by the coding sequence ATGGTTGAAGAACATCTGGAAACCACCGGTTTGAGAATCCTGGAGGATATCAGCGATCTCATCCTCCATTCCCATGACCTTAACGAGACCCTCGACAACATAGTTCATCTGGTCTCCCGGCGGATCGGCACCGACGTCTGTTCCATCTACCTGCTCGAAGACGATGGTAAAACCTTGCGGCTGGCCGCCACCAAAGGGTTGCTGAAGAGCTCGGTCGGCCGGATCACCATGAAGATCTCTGAAGGGCTTGCCGGGATGGTCATCGAGCAGAAGGGGATCGTTTCCACCGACAACGCCCCGCTTCATCCCCGCTACAAATATTTCCCCGAGACCCGCGAAGAACGGTTTCACTCTTTCCTCGGCATGCCGCTGATGCAGCGCGATGACCCGATCGGGGTGATCGTCATCCAGACGAGGGAGCCGCGGATGTTTCGTCATGACGAGGTCAGCACCCTCTCCACCATCGCCTATCAGATCTCGAGCATTGTCATCAATGCCAAGCTGCTCGATTCGGTGCGTCAGAAAGAGGAAGAACGCGCCAACCTGGAACGGGAGCTCGAAAAGCTCAAATCGCTCGGCGCCCCTGCCGAAGAGACCGCCGACCGTCCCTCACGCCGCAAGGGAAAACGCTCACTGATGCTGATGGGGATAGCCGTTTCCCCCGGTTTCTCTATCGGCAAGCCAATTATTGTCAATCGCCGGTCGCCGGACGACCGGATCGAAATGACCAAAGTGATGCCGCGCCACGAAGAGCGGAACCGGTTCCTGATCGCCCTGGAAAAAGCAAAGATCGAGACCCTCTGCATGGAAAAACGGGTAGCGGAAATTCTCTCTAAGGAAGACGCCGCCATTTTCCACACCCACCTGATGATCTTGGAAGATCGCGGCTTCACCGGCCGGGTCCTCGACCTGATCGACCAGGATTACGGCGCGGTGCGCGCCACCAACGAAACGGTTGCCCACTACGTGGAAGCCTTCGCCCGAATGGAAGACCCCTACCTTCGCCAGCGCTCCGCCGATATGGAAGATATCCGCCGCCGGCTCATCGATTGCCTTGACGGGGCAAAGCTGAACCAGCGAAAGCTGCGGGAGAAGAGGATCATCGTCGCCCGGGAGATCCTCCCCTCCGACATGGCTACCCTCGAACACGACAAGATTCTCGCCATCATCACCGAAAAGGGGGACGTCAACTCCCACGGCGCCATCATGGCCAAGTCGCTCGGCATTCCAGCCATCGTCGGCGTCAACGGCCTATTCCAGAACATCGGCATGAAGGACGAAGTGATTGTCGATGGCAATTCGGGGCACGTGCTGATCAATCCGACGGCCAAGGTAAAGGGGGAATACGAACGGCTGGAGGCGGATTTCAGCATCAAGCAGCGGGAACTGGAGGAACTGCGCGATCTGCCGGCGGTCACCCATGATGGCCACAAGGTGATTCTGCGGGCCAACATCGGGCTGTTGAGCGACATCCGCATCGCCCATGCCAACGGCGCGGACGGGGTTGGCCTCTACCGGTCCGAGTTCCCATACATGGCCAGGGCCTGTTTCCCAACGCGCGAAGAACTCTTCTCCCTCTACCGGAAGGTCCTCGAAGGTTTTGCCCCCCAATCGGTGACCATCAGGACCCTCGACATCGGCGGCGATAAGACGCTCCCCTATTTCACCACTCCCAAAGAAGACAACCCGTTCATGGGCTGGCGTTCCATCCGGGTATCGCTCGAACGGGAAGATATCTTCCGGGTCCAGCTGGCGGGCGTGCTGCTGGCCTCCCCCTACGGGAAGATGCGATTGATGTTCCCGATGGTTTCGAGCATCGGCGAAATCTGGCAGATCAAGAACATTCTCGGCGAAGTCCGGGAAGAACTGATCCGCGAGGGGCAACCGGTCGCCGACGACATCCAGTTCGGTATCATGGTGGAACTGCCCGCCGCCGTGCAGACCGCCCACATCCTGATCAAGGAGGTGGATTTCTTCAGTATCGGCACCAACGACCTGATCCAGTACACGATGGCCGCCGATCGCAATAATCCCAAGGTCCGCAAGTATTACGACCCCTACCAGCCGGCGGTCATCCACTCGATCAAGCGGGTGGCTGACGTTGCCCATGCGGCAGGGAAACCGGTCTGCATCTGCGGCGAGATGGCCGCGGAGCCAATCAACGCCATCCTCCTCTTCGGCATGGGCATCGATGAATTCAGTCTGGCCGCACCTTCCATTCCCGCAGTCAAACGGGCGTTCCGCCTGGTCGACTCCGCGACCGCGCAAGAAATCGCCCGCCAGGTCGTCGCCCTGGAGAGTGCCGGGGCAATTCGTGCCCTGCTCGAAGAGGCCGCCGCCCGGCTGAACCTCTGA
- a CDS encoding tetratricopeptide repeat protein: MAEHFKELLMKGMGLAEAGDFAAAAEQFGRCVELEPDNPEGYFYRGEAFVEQGKLVDAERSYQQGLERAPEDLDALMALGDICFERGKHKEALKLYAKVVEIDPRSSDGYVSIGLVYNNMERADDAIKSFERAIEIDPENVFAYNGLGDAWYGLGERDKAIAAFRKGIELDPDDAAAHFNLGELYYDLGEFDEAEKECLEAIRLDPTFTMSYLTLGSLYMDDERVADAIKYLELYLKYETSPQARETVDEVKAILAGLKEETTAKH, translated from the coding sequence ATGGCAGAGCATTTCAAGGAACTGCTGATGAAGGGGATGGGACTTGCCGAAGCCGGCGACTTTGCGGCGGCTGCCGAGCAGTTCGGTCGCTGTGTCGAACTTGAGCCGGACAATCCGGAAGGATATTTCTACCGTGGCGAGGCGTTCGTCGAGCAGGGCAAGCTGGTGGATGCCGAACGGAGCTATCAGCAGGGACTCGAGCGCGCTCCCGAAGATCTGGACGCCCTGATGGCGCTCGGCGATATCTGTTTCGAACGCGGCAAACACAAGGAAGCCCTGAAGCTCTACGCGAAGGTGGTGGAGATCGATCCGCGCAGTTCGGACGGCTATGTCAGTATCGGCCTTGTTTATAACAACATGGAACGGGCCGACGATGCCATCAAGTCGTTTGAAAGGGCGATTGAGATCGACCCGGAGAACGTCTTTGCCTATAACGGCCTCGGCGATGCCTGGTATGGCCTTGGGGAGCGCGATAAGGCGATTGCCGCATTTCGCAAGGGTATCGAGCTGGACCCGGACGATGCGGCTGCTCACTTTAATCTGGGCGAACTGTACTACGACCTCGGTGAATTTGATGAGGCGGAGAAGGAGTGTCTGGAGGCGATCCGTCTCGATCCGACCTTCACGATGTCGTATTTGACGCTTGGTAGCCTCTACATGGATGACGAGCGGGTTGCCGACGCCATCAAGTACCTGGAACTTTACCTGAAATACGAAACGTCTCCCCAGGCCCGGGAAACGGTGGATGAAGTGAAAGCGATCCTTGCCGGGCTGAAGGAGGAAACCACCGCCAAACACTGA
- a CDS encoding YtxH domain-containing protein, translated as MSDEKNNTVVVGALMLIAGGIMGAGAALLFAPQSGKKTRRDLRKHLRRARNDAEELVEDFSDKVSDLVEAMGGKTEAILEKGKEISTDVKKDILKAFEEGKARLEKERSRVAKILG; from the coding sequence ATGTCAGACGAGAAAAACAACACAGTAGTGGTGGGTGCCCTGATGCTGATCGCCGGTGGGATCATGGGGGCGGGCGCCGCCCTGCTCTTCGCTCCCCAGTCGGGGAAGAAGACCCGGCGAGATCTTCGCAAGCACCTGCGCCGGGCCCGAAACGATGCGGAGGAACTGGTGGAAGATTTTTCCGACAAGGTTTCCGACCTCGTCGAGGCGATGGGTGGCAAAACCGAAGCGATCCTGGAAAAGGGGAAGGAAATTTCCACGGACGTGAAGAAGGATATTCTCAAGGCGTTCGAAGAAGGGAAGGCGCGCCTGGAAAAAGAGCGGTCGCGGGTTGCCAAGATTCTTGGTTAG
- a CDS encoding DUF3047 domain-containing protein: MKMQVVVMMLLFVATSAGAAGITIGRFSAGDLTGWEEQTFRGKQKTAYALVPDGNRSVVRATSVRAASGLLKKVDIEAKEVPILRWSWKVGAIIRNGNARTKAGDDYPARIYVVFPRTFFWRTKAISYIWANHLPKGSSTPNAYTANVMMVAVESGSALVGKWVTEQRNVYEDYVRLFGEEPPKVGAVAIMTDTDNTGSEATAWYGDIFFDPR, encoded by the coding sequence ATGAAGATGCAAGTTGTCGTGATGATGCTGTTATTCGTTGCCACCTCGGCCGGCGCCGCCGGGATAACCATCGGTCGGTTCAGTGCCGGTGACTTGACGGGCTGGGAAGAGCAGACCTTCAGAGGCAAGCAGAAGACCGCCTATGCGCTCGTACCGGACGGGAATCGCTCCGTCGTCAGGGCAACCAGCGTCCGGGCGGCATCGGGCCTGCTGAAAAAGGTCGACATCGAAGCGAAGGAGGTACCGATTCTCCGCTGGTCATGGAAAGTCGGCGCCATCATCAGGAACGGCAATGCCCGGACCAAGGCGGGCGACGACTACCCGGCCCGGATATACGTGGTGTTTCCCCGGACATTTTTCTGGCGAACCAAGGCGATCAGTTATATCTGGGCCAACCATCTGCCCAAGGGGAGCTCCACTCCCAACGCGTATACCGCTAACGTGATGATGGTGGCGGTAGAGAGCGGCAGCGCCCTGGTGGGAAAATGGGTGACCGAGCAGCGAAACGTTTACGAGGACTACGTCAGACTGTTCGGCGAAGAACCGCCGAAAGTGGGGGCGGTAGCAATAATGACCGATACCGACAACACCGGCAGCGAGGCAACCGCCTGGTACGGCGATATCTTCTTCGATCCCCGCTGA
- a CDS encoding thioredoxin domain-containing protein, translating into MNEQGVPPGEEGRLARILAVDRQALPADGGDEFNRLIFASSPYLLQHADNPVDWYPWGDEAFARARSEDRPIFLSIGYATCHWCHVMARESFVDRAVAAVINRHFVAIKVDREERPDIDALYMRVAQMMNGSGGWPLTIIMTPDRQPFFAATYLPKEPREGMPGLTEILDRIAAVWRDHRELVRQNCAAIMAGVQRVAERPAASGAGGEPALHEARRQLAAICDREYGGFGAAPKFPMALSVSLLLRYAARFADDDAAAMAATSLTAMRRGGIWDQLGGGIHRYCVDRQWLIPHFEKMLYDQALCAMAYLEMFQYSGRVGYREAAVAIGDFVLRELAAPGGGFYSALDADSNGEEGGYYLWTPAGIREVLGTVDGDRCCRLFGVTAQGNFAGKNVLHLPLPFDEAARREGLAPEAFAAAAEEWRRTLLARREERRRPFRDEKLITGWNGLMIGALARTFLVSGDERFLRAAEVALAVIRTELTTQSGRLLRSKHRGAGDVPAFLDDYAAVIFGLLELSEATLDPARLGEAGRLADEMLRLFGGGPAGLYDTGDDTETVLFRRADLYDGAIPAGNSLAATVLVRLGRLSGETRFETTGCGIVTALLSDASRQPLAFSQLLIASDILDGEPMECTVEGEGDPGGLRDMLRVLGGRYLPGRIVRLADAATGSAPGGRKAAVRVCARGACHPAVESAAELEALLDRLAGWRHVP; encoded by the coding sequence GTGAATGAGCAGGGCGTTCCACCGGGGGAAGAGGGGCGGCTGGCACGGATTCTGGCGGTCGATCGTCAGGCGCTTCCGGCAGATGGCGGCGATGAGTTCAACCGGTTGATCTTTGCCTCCAGTCCCTATCTATTGCAACATGCCGACAATCCGGTTGACTGGTATCCTTGGGGCGACGAAGCTTTTGCCCGCGCCAGGAGCGAAGACCGGCCAATCTTCCTCTCGATCGGTTACGCCACCTGCCACTGGTGCCATGTGATGGCCCGTGAATCGTTTGTCGACCGGGCGGTGGCGGCAGTGATCAACCGGCATTTCGTCGCCATCAAGGTGGACCGGGAAGAGCGTCCCGACATCGATGCCCTCTATATGCGGGTGGCGCAGATGATGAACGGCAGCGGCGGCTGGCCCTTGACGATCATCATGACACCCGACCGGCAACCATTTTTCGCCGCCACTTACCTGCCGAAGGAGCCGCGGGAGGGGATGCCGGGACTGACCGAGATTCTCGACCGGATCGCAGCCGTCTGGCGTGACCACCGGGAACTGGTGCGGCAGAACTGTGCCGCCATCATGGCGGGGGTGCAGCGCGTAGCCGAGCGGCCGGCGGCTTCCGGGGCAGGAGGTGAACCGGCTTTGCACGAGGCGCGGCGCCAGCTGGCCGCCATCTGCGATCGCGAATACGGTGGCTTCGGTGCGGCGCCAAAGTTTCCCATGGCGCTTTCGGTTTCGCTGCTACTTCGCTATGCGGCACGATTTGCCGACGACGATGCCGCCGCCATGGCGGCCACTTCCCTGACCGCGATGCGCCGGGGCGGAATCTGGGACCAACTCGGCGGTGGGATCCATCGTTACTGCGTCGACCGGCAATGGCTTATTCCCCATTTCGAAAAAATGCTGTACGACCAGGCTCTCTGTGCCATGGCTTACCTGGAGATGTTCCAGTACTCCGGCCGAGTCGGGTATCGGGAGGCTGCGGTTGCCATCGGCGATTTCGTCCTTCGGGAGCTGGCGGCACCCGGGGGGGGATTTTACAGTGCCCTCGATGCCGACAGCAACGGCGAGGAAGGAGGGTATTACCTCTGGACGCCGGCCGGGATCCGCGAGGTACTGGGGACTGTCGACGGGGACCGCTGCTGCCGGCTTTTCGGGGTAACGGCACAGGGAAATTTTGCCGGCAAGAACGTGTTGCACCTTCCATTGCCGTTCGACGAAGCGGCCCGGCGGGAAGGGCTGGCGCCGGAAGCCTTTGCGGCGGCGGCCGAGGAGTGGCGACGGACTTTGCTGGCCCGACGGGAAGAGCGGCGGCGGCCCTTCCGCGACGAAAAACTGATCACCGGCTGGAACGGCCTGATGATTGGCGCTCTTGCCAGGACTTTCCTCGTGAGCGGCGATGAGCGTTTTCTTCGCGCTGCCGAGGTGGCGCTCGCGGTTATCCGGACCGAGCTGACGACGCAGTCGGGGCGGTTGCTCAGGAGCAAGCACCGGGGCGCTGGGGATGTCCCGGCGTTCCTCGATGACTACGCGGCAGTGATTTTCGGTCTTCTCGAACTGTCCGAGGCTACCCTTGACCCTGCCCGGCTGGGGGAGGCGGGCCGCCTTGCCGACGAGATGCTACGCCTGTTCGGCGGCGGTCCTGCCGGGCTTTACGATACGGGAGACGACACCGAAACGGTGCTCTTCCGGCGGGCGGATCTCTATGATGGCGCAATCCCGGCCGGCAACTCGCTGGCGGCCACCGTCCTGGTCAGGCTGGGCCGCCTTAGCGGTGAAACGCGGTTCGAAACAACCGGCTGCGGGATCGTCACGGCGTTGCTCAGTGATGCCAGCCGGCAGCCGCTCGCCTTTTCACAGTTGCTTATCGCCTCGGATATCCTTGATGGCGAGCCGATGGAATGTACCGTCGAAGGGGAGGGAGACCCCGGCGGCTTGCGGGATATGCTCCGCGTGCTGGGGGGGCGCTATCTTCCGGGACGAATTGTCCGGTTGGCCGATGCCGCCACCGGGAGTGCGCCGGGCGGCCGCAAAGCTGCCGTTCGGGTCTGCGCCCGGGGGGCCTGCCATCCAGCGGTGGAAAGCGCCGCGGAGCTGGAAGCGCTGCTCGATCGGCTGGCCGGCTGGCGCCATGTCCCCTGA
- the murJ gene encoding murein biosynthesis integral membrane protein MurJ, with protein sequence MSEKKHIARAAGVLGSATIISRIMGMVRDMVVSRLFGAGFATDAFFAAFQIPNMLRRFFAEGALTSAFVPTFSESYTLRGEDEARELANICFTLLTIVMAGVTLAGIILSPLIVSLMFPGFRAAPAKLELTIFLNRLMFPYIFFISLVALCMGILNTVRHFFTPAISTVFLNISMILCAVLLHDRFQVPITALAFGVLLGGVLQLLLQLPVLARKGFVLRPRFRFDHPAVRKIALLMGPSVFGVGVYYLNITVGNILASFLPQGSVSYLYYAQRLFEFPQGIFTVSVAQAVLPSMSRQAAAGELEALKESLTFGLRLTLFVTIPATVGLMVCSTAIFSLIFMGGEFSYAKAVSSAEALFYYALGLSLVALVRVLVPAFYALKDTRTPVLIALAAFILNFLFSLVLMGPLKHAGLALASTISAGGNMLLLLYFLRRKIGRFGGRGVIVCAIKAILAALPMAVIVNWAVGLVDWSLAGHKAEKAGVLLGAVGGGVVVFMLFASLVRSEEARDMVALVKRRFGR encoded by the coding sequence ATGTCGGAGAAAAAACATATTGCCCGGGCTGCCGGAGTGCTCGGGTCGGCGACCATTATCTCCCGGATCATGGGGATGGTGCGGGATATGGTCGTTTCCCGCCTGTTCGGCGCCGGGTTCGCCACCGACGCCTTCTTTGCCGCCTTCCAGATTCCCAACATGCTGCGGCGTTTCTTTGCCGAGGGGGCGCTGACCTCCGCCTTCGTGCCGACTTTCTCCGAAAGCTACACGCTCCGCGGGGAAGATGAAGCTCGGGAACTGGCCAATATCTGTTTCACCCTGTTGACCATCGTCATGGCAGGGGTGACCCTGGCCGGGATCATCCTGTCGCCGTTGATCGTCTCGTTGATGTTTCCCGGGTTTCGCGCCGCTCCCGCCAAACTGGAGCTGACCATCTTTCTCAACCGGCTGATGTTCCCCTACATCTTTTTCATCAGCCTCGTTGCCCTTTGCATGGGGATTCTCAATACCGTCCGCCATTTCTTCACCCCTGCCATCTCCACCGTCTTTCTCAATATCTCGATGATTCTTTGTGCCGTGCTGCTGCACGACCGTTTCCAGGTACCGATCACTGCCCTGGCGTTCGGGGTCCTTCTGGGAGGAGTGCTGCAACTGCTCCTGCAACTGCCGGTCCTGGCCCGGAAAGGGTTCGTTCTCCGGCCGCGGTTCCGCTTCGACCACCCGGCGGTGCGGAAAATCGCCCTGCTGATGGGGCCGTCGGTCTTCGGCGTTGGTGTGTACTACCTGAACATTACCGTCGGCAATATCCTCGCCTCGTTCCTCCCCCAGGGGAGTGTCTCCTACCTCTATTACGCCCAAAGGCTCTTCGAGTTTCCCCAGGGTATTTTCACCGTGTCGGTGGCCCAGGCGGTCCTTCCGTCTATGAGTCGCCAGGCGGCGGCCGGCGAACTGGAGGCGCTCAAAGAGTCCCTAACCTTCGGTCTGCGCCTGACCCTCTTCGTGACCATCCCGGCCACTGTCGGCCTGATGGTCTGTTCGACCGCGATTTTCAGTCTTATTTTCATGGGGGGGGAATTCAGCTACGCCAAAGCGGTCAGTTCGGCGGAAGCCCTCTTCTATTATGCGCTCGGCCTGTCGCTGGTGGCTCTTGTTCGGGTACTTGTCCCGGCGTTCTACGCTCTGAAGGATACCAGAACCCCGGTGCTCATCGCCCTTGCCGCCTTCATTCTCAATTTTCTTTTCAGCCTCGTTCTGATGGGGCCGCTCAAACATGCCGGCCTGGCGCTTGCCTCGACCATCTCGGCGGGGGGCAACATGCTGCTGCTGCTCTACTTCCTGCGGCGCAAAATCGGCCGGTTTGGCGGGCGGGGAGTGATCGTCTGCGCGATCAAGGCCATTCTGGCTGCCTTGCCGATGGCGGTCATCGTGAACTGGGCAGTGGGGCTGGTCGACTGGTCGCTTGCCGGGCACAAGGCTGAAAAAGCAGGGGTGCTGCTCGGGGCGGTCGGTGGCGGTGTCGTGGTGTTCATGCTGTTTGCCAGCCTTGTCCGCAGCGAGGAGGCTCGGGATATGGTAGCATTGGTGAAAAGGAGGTTCGGACGATGA
- a CDS encoding methylated-DNA--[protein]-cysteine S-methyltransferase — translation MSAILHDGVVWWSIFATAVGFGGVVANEAGLVEVDLPFLVPDRDTMARRLAARYPAAGGENPLTRQAAQLLADYFSGRPVRFDVPLAERRFTVFQREVYGLVRQIPRGEVRTYGEIAAALGRPAAARGVGQAMARNPLPIIIPCHRVVGAAGQLTGYSGAGGVDSKRWLLALERSAPAKDDKGIQ, via the coding sequence ATGAGCGCAATTTTGCATGATGGCGTTGTCTGGTGGTCGATTTTCGCCACGGCAGTCGGCTTCGGCGGTGTCGTGGCCAATGAAGCCGGGCTGGTCGAGGTCGATCTTCCTTTTCTGGTCCCCGATCGCGATACCATGGCGCGGCGTCTTGCGGCGCGTTATCCGGCCGCTGGCGGAGAAAATCCGCTGACGCGACAGGCGGCGCAATTGCTGGCAGATTATTTTTCCGGCAGGCCGGTCCGCTTCGACGTACCGTTGGCCGAGCGGCGCTTTACGGTATTCCAGCGTGAAGTGTATGGTTTGGTACGGCAGATTCCCCGGGGCGAAGTCCGCACTTATGGCGAAATCGCTGCGGCGCTCGGCCGGCCGGCCGCCGCCAGGGGGGTAGGGCAGGCGATGGCCCGCAATCCGTTGCCGATCATAATCCCCTGCCATCGGGTGGTCGGCGCTGCCGGGCAGCTGACCGGCTATTCCGGGGCAGGAGGGGTAGATTCGAAACGGTGGCTCCTGGCTTTGGAACGATCGGCCCCGGCAAAGGACGATAAGGGAATTCAGTAG
- the mazG gene encoding nucleoside triphosphate pyrophosphohydrolase encodes MNNEQQGFDRIMAIMRRLRGPGGCPWDAEQTHDSLKRYLLEEAYEVIEAIDARSPAMLKEELGDLLLQPVFHAVIAEEQHAFSMDEVLAALAGKLVSRHPHVFGEQIIRTSDEQSENWERLKQQEKANERKSALAGIPPHLPALMKAQKITEKAARVGFDWAHVDEVFAKVMEELREFEETMLAGDQERMEAELGDLLFALVNLGRFLSIDPEEALRKTIARFTRRFTHIEQALHNRGTTMKEASLEEMERLWEEAKGLERLEG; translated from the coding sequence ATGAACAATGAGCAACAAGGTTTCGACCGAATCATGGCGATAATGCGCCGTCTGCGGGGTCCGGGCGGTTGTCCGTGGGATGCAGAGCAGACCCACGACAGTCTGAAGCGCTACCTGCTTGAAGAGGCGTATGAGGTGATCGAGGCGATCGACGCCCGGTCACCGGCAATGCTCAAGGAAGAGTTGGGGGACCTGCTCCTTCAACCGGTGTTCCATGCGGTGATTGCCGAAGAGCAGCACGCATTCTCGATGGACGAGGTACTGGCAGCGCTGGCGGGGAAATTGGTCAGCCGGCACCCCCACGTCTTCGGCGAACAGATCATCAGGACCAGCGACGAGCAGTCGGAAAACTGGGAACGGCTCAAACAACAGGAAAAGGCAAACGAGCGTAAATCCGCCCTGGCCGGCATCCCACCACACCTCCCCGCGCTGATGAAAGCCCAAAAAATTACCGAAAAGGCCGCCCGGGTTGGCTTCGACTGGGCCCATGTCGATGAAGTCTTTGCCAAAGTAATGGAGGAACTGCGAGAGTTCGAGGAAACAATGCTCGCTGGCGATCAGGAACGGATGGAGGCGGAACTCGGCGATCTGCTCTTTGCGCTCGTCAACCTCGGCCGGTTTCTTTCCATCGACCCCGAGGAGGCATTGCGCAAAACGATTGCGCGCTTCACCCGGCGGTTCACCCACATTGAACAAGCGTTGCACAACCGTGGCACGACCATGAAAGAGGCATCGCTGGAGGAGATGGAGCGACTCTGGGAGGAGGCAAAAGGGCTCGAACGGCTGGAGGGTTGA
- the tgt gene encoding tRNA guanosine(34) transglycosylase Tgt, protein MKFTLKKRERNTSARRGTLVTPHGVIETPIFMPVGTHAAMKAMTPTQVRETGAQIILSNTYHLHLRPGEDLVAKAGGLHAFMAWDGPILTDSGGFQVFSLPNKRITDDGAYFRHEITGEEIFLDPARAMAIQEALGADIIMAFDECIPYPCDRKYAAISTRKTLRWAELCKKAHTRKDQALFGIVQGSVFEDLRALCAKELVQMDFPGYAIGGVSVGEGLELLKRVVEYTAPFLPDDKPRYLMGVGLPEDILESVERGIDMFDCVIPTRYARSATLFTNRGRIRLTNRKYRRDFYPVDPNCSCYTCRNFTRAYLHHLFNANEVLSAILSSIHNVHFYLNMMAEIRRAIEEERFSEYKRTFLDSYLKGK, encoded by the coding sequence ATGAAATTTACTCTCAAGAAAAGGGAGCGAAACACCAGTGCCCGTCGGGGGACGCTCGTCACCCCCCACGGGGTGATCGAAACCCCAATCTTCATGCCGGTCGGCACCCACGCCGCCATGAAAGCGATGACCCCCACCCAGGTGAGGGAAACCGGGGCGCAGATCATCCTCAGCAACACGTATCACCTCCACCTTCGCCCCGGCGAAGATCTTGTTGCCAAAGCCGGCGGCCTTCACGCCTTCATGGCGTGGGACGGGCCGATACTGACCGATTCCGGCGGCTTCCAGGTATTCTCACTCCCCAACAAGCGGATCACCGACGACGGGGCTTATTTCCGCCACGAAATCACCGGCGAGGAAATTTTCCTCGATCCGGCCCGGGCGATGGCGATCCAGGAAGCGCTCGGCGCCGATATCATCATGGCGTTTGACGAGTGCATCCCCTATCCGTGCGACCGGAAATACGCCGCCATCTCGACCCGGAAAACCCTCCGCTGGGCGGAACTGTGCAAGAAAGCCCATACCAGAAAAGACCAAGCGCTCTTCGGCATTGTCCAGGGAAGCGTTTTCGAGGACCTGCGGGCACTGTGCGCCAAGGAACTCGTCCAGATGGACTTTCCGGGCTACGCTATCGGCGGGGTGTCGGTCGGCGAAGGGCTCGAACTGCTCAAGCGGGTTGTCGAATACACCGCTCCTTTCCTTCCCGACGATAAGCCTCGCTACCTGATGGGCGTAGGCTTGCCGGAGGATATCCTCGAAAGCGTCGAACGGGGCATCGACATGTTCGACTGCGTAATCCCAACCCGCTATGCCCGGAGCGCCACGCTCTTCACCAATCGCGGCAGAATCAGGCTGACCAACCGGAAATATCGTCGCGATTTCTACCCCGTTGACCCCAACTGCAGTTGTTACACCTGCCGCAATTTTACCCGCGCCTATCTGCACCATCTTTTCAACGCCAATGAGGTCCTCTCCGCCATCCTGTCCAGCATCCACAATGTTCATTTTTATCTGAACATGATGGCTGAAATCCGCCGCGCGATCGAGGAAGAGCGCTTTTCCGAATACAAACGGACATTTCTCGATTCGTATCTGAAGGGGAAATAA